A stretch of the Panicum virgatum strain AP13 chromosome 9N, P.virgatum_v5, whole genome shotgun sequence genome encodes the following:
- the LOC120688944 gene encoding BTB/POZ and MATH domain-containing protein 1-like, whose translation MPRRAGSARAAVRFTPIGLPAAATAHPEFAAAVADGVPWGYPVSAAGSSSAIVAAGASGSHVLRIEGYSRTKAAVPNGKYVESSPFRAAGHTWTIKYYPNGNNSRAAGCISLFLVLKDPVADHLMVQFWFSFLDQVDQQTPAYLGTIPPSKFKADDSWGHNDFIRSENLELSGYLKDDSFTVRCDMIVAGEIRTEGTGPSVVVPPSDCLQHLGALLLSGQGADVQFLVGGKTFSAHRCVLAARSRVFNAQLFGAMREGTAWEDSVIQIDDMAPQVFENLLHFVYTDSLLEMEGLGEAAAAAAMAQHLLEAADRYDMQRLKLVCEDRLCRHIDVSTVATTLALAEQHHCQGLKESCYEFLRSSKTLNEVMETDGFQHLVESCPSALLELMSKLAER comes from the exons atgcctcgccgcgccggctcAGCTCGGGCGGCAGTCCGGTTCACCCCAATAGGATTGCCCGCAGCTGCAACGGCGCATCCCGAGTTCGCCGCAGCAGTCGCCGACGGCGTGCCCTGGGGCTACCCGgtctccgccgccg gctcctcctcggccatcgtcgccgccggcgcgagcgGCTCCCACGTGCTGAGGATCGAGGGCTACTCGCGCACCAAGGCCGCCGTCCCCAACGGCAAGTACGTCGAGTCCAGCCccttccgcgccgccggccacaccTGGACCATCAAGTACTACCCCAACGGCAACAACTCGAGGGCCGCCGGCTGCATATCGCTCTTCCTCGTCCTCAAGGATCCCGTCGCCGACCACCTCATGGTCCAGTTCTGGTTCAGCTTCCTCGACCAGGTGGACCAGCAAACGCCGGCCTACCTCGGCACCATCCCGCCGAGCAAGTTCAAGGCCGACGACTCCTGGGGCCACAACGACTTCATCAGGAGCGAGAACCTAGAGCTGTCGGGGTACCTCAAGGACGACAGCTTCACCGTCAGGTGCGACATGATCGTCGCCGGCGAGATCCGCACCGAGGGTACCGGCCCCTCCGTCGTGGTGCCGCCATCCGACTGCCTGCAGCACCTCGGTGCTCTCCTCCTGAGCGGGCAGGGCGCTGACGTGCAGTTCCTTGTCGGCGGCAAGACGTTCTCGGCGCACCGCTGTGTGCTCGCGGCGCGGTCGCGCGTCTTCAACGCGCAGCTCTTCGGCGCCATGAGAGAGGGCACTGCCTGGGAGGACTCGGTTATTCAGATCGATGACATGGCACCTCAGGTGTTCGAGAATTTGCTCCATTTCGTCTACACCGACTCGCTCCTGGAGATGGAGGGGCTAGGTgaggccgcagccgccgcggcgATGGCGCAGCATTTGCTCGAAGCTGCGGACAGGTACGACATGCAGAGGCTCAAGCTGGTGTGCGAGGACAGGCTGTGCCGGCACATTGACGTGAGCACGGTGGCGACCACGCTGGCGTTGGCGGAGCAGCACCACTGCCAAGGGCTGAAGGAGTCGTGCTACGAGTTCCTCAGGTCTTCGAAGACGCTGAATGAGGTCATGGAGACCGATGGCTTCCAGCATCTGGTGGAAAGCTGCCCTTCTGCTTTGCTTGAGCTGATGTCCAAGCTTGCTGAGCGTTGA